One Chitinophaga varians DNA window includes the following coding sequences:
- the metK gene encoding methionine adenosyltransferase: MPYLFTSESVSEGHPDKVADQISDALIDHFLAYDASSKVACETLVTTGQVVLAGEVKSEAYLDVQDIAREVIRKIGYTKSEYMFEANSCGIFSAIHEQSPDINQGVDRSSPEEQGAGDQGMMFGYATRETENYMPLALDLAHKLLLELAALRRENKDITYLRPDAKSQVTIEYSDDNKPVRIDTIVISTQHDDFADDTEMLAKIKADMINILIPRVKAKLKPELQKLFDGYDIQHHINPTGKFVIGGPHGDTGLTGRKIIVDTYGGKGAHGGGAFSGKDPSKVDRSAAYATRHIAKNLVAAGVCDEVLVQVSYAIGVAKPCGVYVNTYGTAKVKLSDGEIAKKVEEIFDLRPYAIEQRLKLRNPIYSETAAYGHMGRDPQVITKVFNKGKKNEKSVQVELFTWEKLDYVDKVKAAFGL; encoded by the coding sequence ATGCCTTATTTATTTACGTCTGAATCAGTTTCAGAAGGACATCCTGACAAAGTCGCAGATCAGATTTCTGATGCACTGATCGATCATTTTCTGGCATATGATGCGTCTTCCAAAGTAGCTTGTGAAACATTGGTAACTACCGGACAGGTAGTACTGGCGGGAGAGGTAAAGTCAGAAGCTTACCTGGATGTACAAGACATCGCCCGTGAAGTAATCCGTAAAATCGGATATACCAAGAGTGAATATATGTTTGAAGCTAACTCCTGTGGTATCTTCTCCGCTATCCATGAGCAGTCTCCTGATATCAACCAGGGCGTGGACCGTTCTTCCCCGGAAGAACAGGGTGCCGGCGACCAGGGTATGATGTTTGGCTACGCTACCCGTGAAACAGAGAACTACATGCCACTGGCACTGGACCTGGCCCATAAGCTCCTGCTGGAACTGGCTGCCCTGCGCCGTGAGAATAAAGACATCACTTACCTGCGCCCCGACGCTAAATCACAGGTGACCATCGAATACTCCGATGACAACAAACCTGTTCGTATCGATACGATCGTTATCTCTACCCAGCACGACGATTTCGCTGACGATACCGAAATGCTGGCGAAGATCAAGGCGGACATGATCAATATCCTGATCCCCCGCGTGAAAGCGAAACTGAAACCAGAGCTGCAAAAACTGTTCGACGGCTACGATATTCAACATCACATCAACCCTACCGGTAAATTTGTGATCGGTGGCCCGCACGGTGATACCGGTCTGACCGGCCGTAAAATCATCGTAGACACTTACGGTGGTAAAGGTGCGCACGGTGGTGGCGCTTTCTCCGGTAAAGATCCTTCCAAAGTAGACCGTTCCGCTGCATACGCTACCCGTCATATCGCCAAAAACCTGGTGGCTGCCGGTGTGTGCGATGAAGTGCTGGTACAGGTATCCTACGCTATCGGCGTGGCTAAACCCTGCGGCGTGTATGTAAACACTTACGGCACCGCTAAGGTGAAACTGAGTGACGGTGAGATCGCTAAGAAAGTGGAAGAAATTTTCGACCTGCGTCCTTATGCTATCGAACAACGCCTGAAACTGCGTAACCCGATCTATAGCGAAACTGCTGCTTATGGTCACATGGGCCGCGATCCGCAGGTAATCACCAAAGTGTTCAACAAAGGCAAGAAAAATGAAAAGTCAGTACAAGTAGAACTGTTCACCTGGGAGAAACTCGACTACGTGGACAAAGTAAAAGCTGCTTTCGGTCTGTAA
- a CDS encoding right-handed parallel beta-helix repeat-containing protein has product MKKHHLTSKLLMLKLAFIVIIYFGSCNKTVVTPEKPHEDTPEQPSTPNPPVKGKEYTLLPDANGRLVIDGAKSPYKGGDALNLKGRFYSVNITNLNGSPGNPITIRNFDGTSVKIGNPDWNGGSWAEALSLINCHYIRVGSESSRADFIIDGSVHPARDAYFNLVLSKHTDNIEIRNLTIRNGGTGIWAKTDPVKGDATTYYPNSQMENLLIHDVAISGTNNEAMYIGHTATYWDLTANTSYYGDASGFTPGSQYVQPIKWHNVKIYNNAVQDGGADGIQTAAIDQLEVFNNTVTNWGMKHNSSHNGGILIGGRATNTYVHDNYVHDGWGELLQFYGSGENGSKHVISNNLFVNNSQGGNDGISFRGTDRAAVTISNNTVALTGGVSLRINGEKGMTAALTVTDNAFIQPRMSGGSITYNSYVYTENGGGAIEGTGDKANSRFPTLDAAGVDVGNYFAPKAGSALGVTGFRKK; this is encoded by the coding sequence ATGAAGAAGCACCACCTTACTTCCAAACTGCTTATGTTGAAGCTTGCATTCATTGTGATTATTTATTTCGGAAGTTGCAACAAAACAGTTGTTACACCGGAGAAGCCTCATGAGGACACGCCGGAACAGCCGTCTACGCCCAATCCGCCGGTGAAGGGAAAGGAATATACCCTGTTGCCGGACGCTAATGGCCGCCTCGTAATAGACGGCGCCAAAAGCCCCTATAAAGGCGGCGACGCCCTCAATCTGAAAGGAAGGTTTTATTCGGTGAACATTACCAATCTGAATGGTTCTCCAGGCAACCCGATCACCATCCGTAATTTCGACGGTACTTCGGTGAAAATAGGCAACCCCGACTGGAACGGTGGTTCCTGGGCGGAAGCACTGAGCCTGATCAATTGCCATTACATCAGGGTAGGCAGTGAATCCTCCCGCGCAGACTTCATCATCGATGGTTCTGTCCACCCCGCAAGAGATGCGTATTTTAACCTCGTATTAAGCAAACATACCGACAATATTGAAATCAGGAACCTGACCATCCGTAACGGCGGTACGGGCATATGGGCCAAGACAGACCCGGTGAAAGGCGACGCCACCACCTATTATCCCAATTCACAGATGGAAAACCTGTTGATCCATGATGTGGCCATCAGCGGTACCAACAACGAGGCCATGTACATCGGGCATACGGCCACCTACTGGGACCTGACAGCCAACACTTCGTACTATGGCGACGCCTCCGGTTTTACGCCCGGCAGCCAGTACGTACAGCCCATTAAATGGCATAATGTAAAAATCTATAACAACGCCGTACAGGATGGCGGCGCCGATGGCATACAGACCGCGGCCATCGATCAGCTGGAAGTGTTCAACAATACCGTGACCAACTGGGGCATGAAACATAACAGTTCACACAACGGCGGCATCCTCATCGGAGGCCGTGCCACCAATACCTATGTGCATGACAACTACGTGCATGATGGCTGGGGAGAACTGCTGCAGTTCTATGGTTCCGGTGAAAACGGTTCCAAACACGTTATCAGCAACAACCTTTTTGTGAACAACAGCCAGGGAGGTAATGACGGCATCAGCTTCAGAGGCACCGACCGGGCGGCGGTGACCATCAGCAACAACACCGTGGCGCTTACAGGAGGCGTTTCCCTGCGCATCAACGGTGAAAAGGGCATGACGGCCGCATTGACAGTTACAGATAACGCGTTTATCCAGCCCCGTATGAGCGGCGGCTCGATCACCTATAACTCCTACGTATATACGGAAAATGGCGGCGGCGCCATCGAAGGCACGGGAGACAAGGCTAACAGCCGTTTCCCCACGCTGGACGCCGCAGGGGTGGACGTTGGTAATTATTTTGCGCCCAAAGCCGGTTCTGCACTGGGAGTGACCGGTTTCCGCAAAAAATAA